In one Pseudodesulfovibrio tunisiensis genomic region, the following are encoded:
- a CDS encoding sensor histidine kinase, which yields MNQNTIRISPTSGKERKRRRYEYALALVFLMFIIGLTWLELKYLSSDYYLILNLLILNVVLLLAMIFYVGRNAVKLLLERRRRVLGSKLRTRLVLAFISLSLIPTAMIYMVSVKFVQTSVDYWFKGQVEESMEQALELGRAFYASAQKRLEHRGNNMLEDIVQREYAWGGRAMNKYLAQKFEEYDLSLVGVITPEGQEQNTHASIQWDEAWPEIKNKIDWQSLQADPRSWTTIIPKPGSDLVLGVTPVDEGRTGYLVLGETVGQGLLHRLDQIVRGLDEYKKLKTRKYPWKMNLYLTLGVMAMLIILGAIWFGFRLAKELSAPVQALAAGTERVARGDLSVRLEDTSGDELGFLVRSFNRMAEDLQQSQASIQKANERLAQQNQELERRGQYMEAVLNNITAGVISMDADGRIGTVNHAAEEILGVPGAFLIGKKPDDLLSGEFSDMMREAMKSVAGKPGTLWQRQFDLPVRDRMVKVLVNVVSLRASGRGEAGHVAVFEDITELEKIQRLAAWREVARRIAHEIKNPLTPIKLSAQRLQRKYGENVNEKVFDDCTSLIVSQVERLQTMVSEFSAYAKLPEVQPRPDYLAPLLEEVVGMFANTHRAVRWNLEFLTPIDEFPFDREALRRVFINLFTNAAEALEGQKDGEVMVRAAHDASTGLVSVTVSDNGPGLPGDSSRLFEPYYTRKQGGTGLGLTIVRSIIADHRGQVRARAGVPSGTVFFVELPDR from the coding sequence ATGAACCAGAACACCATCAGGATCAGCCCGACCTCCGGCAAGGAGCGGAAACGGCGCAGGTACGAATATGCGCTGGCCCTGGTGTTCCTCATGTTCATAATCGGCCTGACCTGGCTTGAGCTCAAATACCTGAGCAGCGACTATTACCTGATTCTCAACCTCCTGATCCTGAACGTGGTCCTGCTGCTGGCCATGATCTTCTATGTGGGCCGGAACGCGGTGAAGCTGCTGCTGGAGCGTCGCCGCCGCGTGCTCGGGTCCAAGCTGCGCACCCGGCTCGTTCTCGCGTTCATCTCCCTTTCCCTGATCCCCACGGCCATGATCTACATGGTCTCGGTCAAGTTCGTGCAGACATCCGTGGACTACTGGTTCAAGGGCCAGGTCGAGGAGTCCATGGAACAGGCGCTGGAGCTGGGGCGCGCGTTCTACGCCTCGGCGCAGAAGCGGCTGGAGCACCGGGGCAACAACATGCTGGAGGACATTGTCCAGCGCGAGTACGCCTGGGGCGGCAGGGCCATGAACAAGTATCTGGCCCAGAAGTTCGAGGAGTACGACCTCAGTCTCGTGGGCGTGATCACGCCCGAGGGACAGGAGCAGAACACCCACGCTTCCATCCAGTGGGACGAGGCATGGCCCGAGATCAAGAACAAGATCGACTGGCAGAGTCTTCAGGCCGATCCGCGTTCGTGGACCACCATCATTCCCAAGCCCGGCAGCGACCTCGTGCTCGGGGTCACGCCCGTGGACGAAGGCCGCACCGGCTATCTGGTGCTCGGCGAGACCGTGGGGCAGGGACTGCTTCACCGCCTCGACCAGATCGTGCGCGGTCTGGACGAATACAAGAAGCTCAAGACACGCAAGTATCCGTGGAAGATGAACCTGTATCTGACCCTCGGGGTCATGGCCATGCTCATCATTCTGGGGGCGATCTGGTTCGGCTTCCGGCTGGCAAAGGAACTGTCCGCACCGGTGCAGGCCCTTGCCGCGGGCACGGAACGCGTGGCGCGCGGCGACCTTTCCGTGCGTCTGGAGGACACGTCCGGGGATGAACTCGGCTTTCTGGTCCGTTCGTTCAACCGCATGGCCGAAGACCTTCAGCAGAGCCAGGCCTCCATCCAGAAGGCCAACGAGCGCCTTGCCCAGCAGAATCAGGAGCTGGAGCGGCGCGGCCAGTACATGGAGGCCGTGCTCAACAACATTACCGCCGGGGTCATTTCCATGGACGCGGACGGCCGCATCGGCACCGTGAACCATGCTGCCGAGGAAATTCTGGGCGTGCCCGGCGCGTTCCTGATCGGCAAGAAGCCGGACGACCTGCTTTCCGGCGAGTTCTCGGACATGATGCGCGAGGCCATGAAATCCGTGGCTGGCAAGCCCGGCACCCTGTGGCAGCGGCAGTTCGATCTGCCCGTGCGCGACCGCATGGTCAAGGTGCTGGTGAATGTGGTGTCCCTGCGCGCCTCCGGTCGGGGCGAGGCCGGACACGTGGCCGTGTTCGAGGACATCACCGAGCTGGAGAAGATTCAGCGGCTCGCGGCATGGCGCGAAGTGGCCCGGCGCATTGCGCACGAGATCAAGAATCCGCTCACGCCCATCAAGCTGTCGGCCCAGCGGCTTCAGCGCAAGTACGGCGAAAACGTCAATGAAAAGGTGTTCGACGACTGCACCAGCCTGATCGTGAGTCAGGTGGAACGGCTCCAGACCATGGTCAGCGAGTTCTCGGCCTATGCCAAGCTGCCCGAGGTCCAGCCCCGCCCGGATTACCTTGCGCCCCTGCTGGAGGAAGTGGTGGGCATGTTCGCGAACACGCACCGGGCCGTCCGGTGGAATCTGGAATTTCTCACGCCCATCGACGAATTTCCCTTTGACCGCGAGGCCCTGCGCCGGGTGTTCATCAACCTGTTCACCAACGCGGCCGAAGCGCTGGAAGGCCAGAAGGACGGCGAGGTCATGGTGCGCGCGGCCCACGACGCAAGCACCGGACTGGTCAGCGTCACGGTCTCGGACAACGGTCCGGGCCTGCCCGGAGATTCCTCGCGCCTGTTCGAGCCATACTACACCCGCAAGCAGGGCGGTACCGGACTCGGCCTGACCATTGTCCGCTCCATCATCGCGGACCACCGTGGACAGGTGCGCGCC
- a CDS encoding DUF4390 domain-containing protein, giving the protein MLTPEIPRRFGRSFAIAAVFLTLLCISPLSASAQTLSLSAPALANKDGALAARFGVMVKDLGHLRQELENGSDIELRCDVALYRVSDYWLDSTLAETELSSTLSYDSLKREYGLTLPGNGEKIRDTDMNALLDRGWSTLEVGLGSWDRLIRGSTYSLRLAVDLVEADAPRGLTRYLYFWSWDTGAGTTFELTFKY; this is encoded by the coding sequence ATGCTGACACCAGAAATTCCCCGGAGGTTCGGGCGCTCGTTTGCAATCGCGGCCGTGTTCCTGACCCTCCTGTGCATATCGCCCCTGAGCGCATCGGCCCAGACCCTGAGCCTGTCCGCGCCCGCCCTGGCCAACAAGGACGGCGCGCTGGCAGCCCGTTTCGGGGTCATGGTCAAGGATCTCGGTCACCTGCGTCAGGAGTTGGAAAACGGGTCCGACATCGAGCTGCGGTGCGACGTGGCCCTGTACCGGGTTTCGGACTACTGGCTGGATTCCACGCTTGCGGAAACCGAGCTGTCCAGCACCCTGTCCTACGATTCCCTGAAACGGGAATATGGCCTGACCCTGCCCGGCAACGGGGAAAAAATCAGGGACACGGACATGAACGCGCTGCTGGACAGGGGATGGAGCACGCTGGAAGTGGGACTGGGCAGTTGGGACAGGCTGATTCGCGGCTCCACGTATTCCCTGCGGCTGGCCGTGGACCTCGTGGAGGCGGATGCCCCCCGGGGACTGACCCGGTATCTGTACTTCTGGTCGTGGGACACCGGGGCCGGAACCACCTTCGAGCTGACATTCAAGTACTAG
- a CDS encoding rhodanese-like domain-containing protein, giving the protein MVILRALLLLLILLVAWDVAWWMGGVGPASPRTLKLEINEGRAPVILDVRTRAEFEAFHIPGAINLPMPPDQADLERAVPDKAMPVVVICMTGHRSPPIAKLLQREGYTNVRNLTWGMTAWKLFGGETVSGH; this is encoded by the coding sequence ATGGTGATACTTCGGGCGTTGCTGCTGCTTCTGATTCTGCTGGTCGCGTGGGACGTGGCCTGGTGGATGGGCGGCGTGGGCCCGGCAAGCCCCCGGACATTGAAGCTGGAAATCAACGAGGGCAGGGCCCCGGTGATTCTGGACGTGCGCACCCGGGCGGAATTCGAGGCCTTTCACATTCCGGGCGCGATCAATCTGCCCATGCCCCCGGATCAGGCCGATCTGGAACGGGCCGTGCCGGACAAGGCCATGCCCGTGGTCGTGATCTGCATGACCGGGCACCGTTCCCCGCCCATTGCCAAGCTGCTTCAGCGCGAAGGCTACACCAACGTGCGCAACCTGACATGGGGCATGACCGCATGGAAACTCTTTGGCGGCGAGACCGTGTCCGGGCATTGA
- the metX gene encoding homoserine O-acetyltransferase MetX yields the protein MSEYVDGLDTGASVGRVEKQYYTFGEDGQGIVLDSGRMLAPVTLAYETYGSLNADGSNAILVTHALTGDSHAAGYYSKEDPKPGWWDIMIGPGKPLDTNRFFIICANVISGCMGSTGPGSVNPATGREYGMEFPVVTIGDMVRCQRRLIDHLGVDRLLAVVGGSVGGMQVLEWSVRYPDRVCAAIPMATTVKHSAQAIAFNEVARQAIMADPKWNHGDYYGTGERPELGLAVARMIGHITYLSDESMRRKFDRRLQDRCELSFDFEADFQVESYLRYQGNKFVERFDANAFLFLTKAADYFNLENEYGNGSLVAAFSRATCRYLVLSFTSDWLYPTYQSRMMVKAMKKNGLDVSFCELEAPWGHDAFLLPNPRLDSLVTGFLDRIIAECVSGDR from the coding sequence ATGAGCGAATACGTGGACGGTCTGGACACGGGCGCATCCGTGGGCCGGGTCGAAAAGCAATACTACACTTTCGGCGAGGACGGCCAAGGCATCGTGCTGGACAGCGGACGCATGCTCGCGCCCGTGACTCTGGCCTACGAGACCTACGGCTCCCTGAATGCCGACGGAAGCAACGCCATTCTGGTCACCCATGCCCTGACCGGGGATTCCCACGCCGCAGGCTACTATTCGAAGGAAGACCCCAAGCCCGGCTGGTGGGACATCATGATCGGCCCGGGCAAGCCGCTGGACACCAACCGCTTCTTCATCATCTGCGCCAACGTCATCAGCGGCTGCATGGGCTCCACCGGCCCGGGATCGGTCAATCCGGCCACGGGCAGGGAGTACGGCATGGAATTCCCGGTGGTCACCATCGGGGACATGGTCCGCTGCCAGCGCAGGCTGATAGACCATCTGGGCGTGGACAGACTGCTGGCGGTCGTGGGCGGCTCGGTAGGCGGCATGCAGGTGCTCGAATGGTCGGTGCGCTATCCGGATCGGGTCTGTGCCGCCATCCCCATGGCCACCACGGTCAAGCACTCGGCGCAGGCCATCGCGTTCAACGAGGTCGCGCGGCAGGCCATCATGGCCGACCCCAAGTGGAATCACGGCGACTACTACGGCACCGGGGAACGCCCGGAACTCGGCCTGGCCGTGGCCCGCATGATCGGCCACATCACCTATCTTTCCGACGAATCCATGCGCCGCAAGTTCGACCGCAGGCTTCAGGATCGCTGCGAACTTTCCTTCGACTTCGAAGCCGACTTTCAGGTCGAGAGCTATCTGCGCTATCAGGGCAACAAGTTCGTGGAGCGGTTCGACGCCAATGCCTTCCTGTTCCTGACCAAGGCCGCGGACTACTTCAATCTGGAGAACGAGTACGGCAACGGCTCGCTCGTGGCCGCATTTTCCCGCGCCACCTGCCGCTATCTGGTGCTTTCCTTCACCTCGGACTGGCTCTATCCGACCTATCAGTCGCGCATGATGGTCAAGGCCATGAAAAAGAACGGGCTGGACGTGAGCTTCTGCGAACTGGAGGCCCCGTGGGGACACGACGCGTTCCTGCTGCCCAACCCCCGGCTCGACAGCCTGGTTACCGGATTTCTGGACCGCATCATCGCGGAATGCGTCTCGGGAGACAGATAG
- a CDS encoding LytR/AlgR family response regulator transcription factor codes for MPKLKTLLVHPDPEVRAALRRELDDVPFLQVLGEAVTAYEAMELLEAIAYGVFFVSTELPGETSGIELAQMLAGRKARPALVFLSDSETRAYAAFELGATDYLLWPPAPGRFSRTIDRLQSFKSRFREIPAPSASAVPEPDDSGDEHTVQLPLPDEEQDTFLEALRTAWDQTANRVPEIEKLAVSQDGRTFLVPYSQIIFVEAFEDYSYVHTAQQKFLTSYRLKNLEDRLGPHRFFRVHRKYLVNLDMVTEIASMPGSNFMLRTAGRTRIELPISRRRIGELKKIIGL; via the coding sequence ATGCCCAAGCTCAAGACACTGTTGGTCCATCCGGACCCGGAAGTCCGCGCCGCGTTGCGCCGCGAGCTGGACGACGTGCCGTTTCTGCAGGTGCTGGGCGAGGCCGTGACTGCATACGAGGCCATGGAGCTGCTGGAGGCCATTGCCTACGGCGTGTTCTTCGTCTCCACGGAGCTGCCGGGCGAAACCAGCGGCATCGAGCTGGCCCAGATGCTTGCCGGGCGCAAGGCCAGACCGGCGCTGGTCTTTCTGTCCGACTCCGAGACCCGGGCCTATGCCGCGTTCGAACTGGGCGCCACGGACTATCTGCTCTGGCCGCCCGCACCGGGCCGGTTCTCGCGAACCATAGACCGGCTCCAGTCGTTCAAGTCCCGGTTCCGGGAGATTCCGGCCCCGTCCGCATCCGCCGTGCCCGAACCCGACGACAGCGGGGACGAGCACACCGTGCAGCTTCCCCTGCCCGACGAGGAGCAGGACACCTTTCTGGAAGCGCTCAGGACCGCATGGGACCAGACTGCGAACCGGGTGCCGGAGATCGAGAAGCTGGCCGTGTCCCAGGACGGGCGCACGTTTCTTGTTCCCTATTCCCAGATCATCTTCGTGGAGGCGTTCGAGGACTACTCCTACGTGCACACTGCGCAGCAGAAGTTCCTGACCTCGTACCGGCTCAAGAATCTGGAGGATCGGCTCGGGCCGCACCGCTTTTTCCGGGTGCACAGAAAATATCTGGTCAATCTGGACATGGTCACGGAAATCGCGTCCATGCCCGGATCGAATTTCATGCTTCGCACGGCGGGCCGCACGCGCATCGAGCTGCCCATCAGTCGTCGTCGCATCGGCGAATTGAAGAAGATCATCGGTCTGTGA
- the acs gene encoding acetate--CoA ligase, producing the protein MDQSGALDSLLQEERVFRPLPQLVIEANVNPQELDAARKFAAMDPMGYWEEAADELDWFKKWDQVLDDSQSPFCKWFPGARCNIVYNALDRHIETANKNKLALIWEGEPGDTRKYTYFELYREVNRFANALRSLGIRKGDRVLLYMPQLPETMIAMLATAKIGAIHSVVFAGFSAKALRQRINDAQAKLLITTDGFYRNGRIIRLKDTADEALIGACADCVESMVVVRRCNLGVDMVDGRDFHYDDLVRQERNEAPTEVMDSGDPLFLLYTSGTTGKPKGIVHSHGGYMVGVHRTLTTVFDIKPTDIFWCAADPGWVTSHSSGVYGPLLAGTTSVMYEGHPNYPQADRLWSIVARYGVTIFYTAPTMIRMLMRFGTQYPKGHDLSSLRLLGTVGETISPEAWIWLYKNIGRSECPVLDTWWQTETGMFMLAPLPITLLKPGSVTKPLPGVEADVVDRNGDPVEPGKGGLLVLTRPWPAMMTGLWNDEEGYREYWEKIPGRYYAGDVARRDEDGYIWIQGRADDVINIAGHRIGPAELEAAFCVHRAVSEAAVIGVPDRIKGEAAKAFVVLHHGFEPDDDLIRDLKRTVRNELGPVAVIKSIAFCDKLPRTRSGKIMRRVLKAEELGLDLGDVTGLDDE; encoded by the coding sequence ATGGATCAGTCAGGCGCTTTGGACAGCCTGTTGCAGGAGGAGCGGGTCTTTCGCCCCCTGCCCCAGCTTGTCATCGAGGCCAACGTCAATCCCCAGGAGCTGGACGCGGCCCGCAAGTTCGCGGCCATGGACCCCATGGGCTACTGGGAGGAAGCGGCCGACGAACTGGACTGGTTCAAGAAATGGGACCAGGTGCTCGACGATTCCCAGTCCCCGTTCTGCAAATGGTTTCCGGGCGCGCGCTGCAACATCGTGTACAACGCGCTGGATCGCCACATCGAGACCGCCAACAAGAACAAGCTCGCCCTGATCTGGGAGGGCGAACCCGGCGACACCCGGAAATACACCTATTTCGAGCTGTACCGAGAGGTGAACCGCTTTGCCAACGCCCTGCGATCCCTCGGCATCCGCAAGGGCGACCGCGTGCTGCTCTACATGCCCCAGCTCCCGGAAACCATGATCGCCATGCTGGCCACGGCCAAGATCGGGGCCATTCATTCCGTGGTCTTTGCGGGCTTTTCGGCCAAGGCCCTGCGCCAGCGAATCAACGATGCGCAGGCCAAGCTGCTGATCACCACGGACGGGTTCTATCGCAACGGGCGCATCATCCGGCTCAAGGACACGGCTGACGAAGCCCTGATCGGGGCCTGCGCCGACTGCGTGGAATCCATGGTCGTGGTCCGCCGCTGCAATCTGGGCGTGGACATGGTGGACGGCCGGGACTTCCACTACGACGATCTGGTGCGTCAGGAGCGCAACGAGGCGCCCACCGAGGTCATGGATTCCGGAGACCCGCTGTTCCTGCTCTACACCTCGGGAACCACGGGCAAGCCCAAGGGCATCGTGCATTCCCACGGCGGCTACATGGTGGGCGTGCACCGCACCCTGACCACGGTGTTCGACATCAAGCCGACCGACATCTTCTGGTGCGCGGCTGATCCGGGCTGGGTCACGAGCCACAGTTCGGGCGTGTACGGCCCGCTGCTGGCCGGGACCACCTCGGTCATGTACGAGGGCCATCCCAACTATCCGCAGGCCGACCGGCTCTGGTCCATCGTGGCGCGTTACGGCGTGACCATCTTCTACACCGCGCCGACCATGATCCGCATGCTCATGCGCTTCGGCACCCAGTATCCCAAGGGACACGACCTCTCCAGCCTGCGCCTGCTCGGCACGGTTGGCGAGACCATCAGCCCCGAGGCGTGGATATGGCTGTACAAGAACATCGGCCGGTCCGAATGCCCTGTGCTCGACACATGGTGGCAGACCGAAACCGGCATGTTCATGCTCGCGCCCCTGCCCATCACCCTGCTCAAGCCCGGGTCCGTGACCAAACCCCTGCCCGGGGTGGAGGCGGACGTGGTGGACCGGAACGGCGACCCGGTCGAGCCGGGCAAGGGCGGCCTGCTCGTGCTGACCCGGCCATGGCCTGCCATGATGACCGGGCTGTGGAACGACGAGGAGGGCTACCGCGAATACTGGGAAAAGATTCCCGGCAGGTACTACGCGGGCGACGTGGCGCGCAGGGACGAGGACGGCTACATCTGGATTCAGGGCCGTGCCGACGACGTGATCAACATCGCGGGGCACCGCATCGGCCCGGCGGAACTCGAAGCGGCATTCTGCGTGCATCGCGCCGTGAGCGAGGCCGCGGTCATCGGCGTGCCCGACCGCATCAAGGGCGAGGCAGCCAAGGCCTTCGTGGTCCTGCATCACGGATTCGAGCCGGACGATGATCTGATCAGGGACCTCAAGCGCACCGTGCGCAACGAGCTCGGCCCGGTCGCGGTGATCAAGTCCATTGCCTTTTGCGACAAGCTGCCCAGAACCCGGTCCGGCAAGATCATGCGCCGCGTGCTCAAGGCCGAGGAACTCGGTCTCGATCTCGGCGACGTGACCGGGCTGGACGACGAATAG